One Pelobates fuscus isolate aPelFus1 chromosome 8, aPelFus1.pri, whole genome shotgun sequence genomic window carries:
- the MRPS34 gene encoding small ribosomal subunit protein mS34, translating to MARRKNLRPIAEMARKIRAYRELKDRPRDSQRYALDYQTMTRPFTGKRLPVLAWEDVKNENRLFTLLAGHRMFGVGRMVTRKSWLETYEEPCYWTITKVKVDYTAENMDHGKAWGFLTFRGKPETEVKEIPKVMYHDWRLVPRHEENDFKKFTPVAEPESVRYVPYPPLLRAMILAQWQKAGKPLTEPMLDLQRNRFFGKDYFEKERQAKEGTAV from the exons ATGGCCAGGAGGAAGAACCTGCGGCCCATCGCCGAGATGGCCAGGAAGATCCGGGCTTACCGGGAGCTGAAGGACCGGCCACGGGACAGCCAGCGCTATGCCTTGGACTACCAG ACCATGACTCGGCCATTTACTGGTAAGCGCTTGCCAGTGCTGGCTTGGGAGGACGTGAAGAATGAAAACCGCCTTTTCACATTGCTTGCCGGTCACAGGATGTTTGGAGTGGGAAGAATGGTAACCAGAAAGTCCTGGCTTGAGACGTACGAAGAACCCTGTTACTGGACAATCACGAAGGTCAAAGTAGATTACACAGCTGAG AATATGGATCATGGAAAGGCATGGGGATTCTTAACATTTCGAG GCAAACCTGAGACTGAAGTAAAGGAAATACCCAAAGTCATGTATCATGACTGGCGTCTTGTGCCACGTCACGAAGAGAACGACTTCAAGAAGTTCACCCCTGTGGCTGAGCCAGAATCTGTCCGCTATGTTCCATATCCTCCTCTCCTGCGAGCCATGATTCTAGCCCAGTGGCAGAAAGCAGGGAAGCCTTTAACAGAACCCATGCTTGACCTCCAGCGAAATCGCTTCTTTGGCAAAGACTACTTCGAGAAAGAAAGACAAGCGAAGGAAGGAACGGCGGTCTAA
- the EME2 gene encoding probable crossover junction endonuclease EME2, with protein MEEGPNDLSSIGSAASPSKLVKRPITWELSESENEEDQGEDPREHHACPVLQIDTNEPNVMSSGVEEEAQEPVPFVESSGPALPVPLPGGTTPSPVKRTRKKKTSEELEAEKVEAEEKKKAREAKKQEKARKRDLERLEKERRKHTAAALKLLRPDQCVKYMIVQVDAGLLEDTGSEDVLEVLRSSGYAYSIEPHSVPQSFTWRREMPSDWTCVEGLELSVGEEDCILIVVQPGDFSRSVSGFAQSSKYSSIGDQSFEVLGSLFGISKQLHLKKTTLVVIGFKEYQWCHKLSRQMERHSLEQKDCDIDEGSVTRKQINEALVFLQLSLKAEVLFMDTWRDLGQHVCAVTKSLAQRPSRKHWESQSFSFCTSAGTWKGWGPRGALNGLPLSWKRQIQQLNRVSPAMAAAVTDAYPSPQLLMKAYEKCGTEREKITLLSNLRVPQDHNAGATDDVEGAEIAFGVDQAPGKERRIGPDLSRRIWLFMTSLNPDLVLDLNS; from the exons ATGGAAGAGGGGCCGAACGATCTCTCAAGCATTGGTTCTGCTGCATCTCCCAGCAAACTTGTCAAAAGACCCATCACTTGGGAGCTCTCTGAATCCGAAAATGAGGAAGATCAAGGAGAAGACCCAAGAGAGCACCATGCGTGCCCTGTTCTTCAGATAGACACAAATGAACCAAATGTAATGTCAAGTGGTGTTGAAGAAGAAGCTCAGGAACCAGTGCCTTTTGTTGAGTCTAGTGGTCCAGCCTTGCCTGTACCCCTTCCAGGTGGTACCACTCCTAGTCCAGTCAAAAGGACAAGAAAGAAGAAGACTTCAGAAGAATTGGAAGCTGAAAAGGTAGAAGCAGAGGAAAAGAAAAAGGCTAGAGAGGCAAAAAAGCAAGAGAAAGCGAGGAAAAGGGATCTTGAGCGGTTGGAGAAGGAGAGGCGAAAACATACTGCTGCAGCTTTGAAGCTTCTGAGACCAGATCAGTGTGTGAAGTACATGATTGTTCAGGTGGATGCAG GTCTTCTTGAAGACACCGGGTCAGAGGATGTTTTGGAAGTCCTGAGATCCTCTGGGTATGCATACTCAATAGAACCACATTCTGTACCCCAGAGTTTCACATGGAGAAGAGAGATGCCTTCAGACTGGACATGTGTT GAGGGCCTGGAGTTGAGTGTGGGAGAAGAGGACTGCATTTTGATTGTGGTGCAGCCAGGTGACTTTTCAAGGAGTGTCTCCGGATTTGCTCAG TCCTCAAAGTACTCCAGCATTGGGGATCAGAGTTTTGAAGTCTTGGGATCTCTTTTTGGGATATCAAAACAACTCCATCTAAAGAAAACCACCTTGGTTGTTATTGGATTTAAAGAATATCAATG GTGTCATAAACTTTCTCGTCAGATGGAAAGACACTCGTTGGAGCAGAAGGACTGTGACATTGATGAGGGCTCTGTGACAAGGAAGCAGATAAATGAG GCCCTTGTCTTTCTGCAGCTTTCTTTAAAAGCAGAGGTGCTGTTCATGGACACGTGGAGAGATTTAGGACAGCACGTGTGCGCTGTGACCAAAAGCTTGGCACAACGACCTTCCCG GAAGCACTGGGAATCCCAGAGCTTCTCATTCTGCACCTCGGCAGGCACATGGAAAGGGTGGGGCCCTCGAGGGGCCCTCAATGGATTGCCTCTCTCCTGGAAGAGACAAATCCAACAGCTCAACAGAGTAAGTCCTGCAATGGCCGCAGCTGTGACAGATGCCTATCCCTCTCCCCAGCTGCTTATGAAG GCCTATGAGAAATGTGGCACAGAGCGTGAGAAAATAACACTGCTTTCCAACCTCCGAGTTCCTCAGGATCATAATGCAGGGGCCACAGATGATGTTGAGGGTGCAGAGATTGCTTTTGGGGTCGACCAAGCCCCAGGAAAAGAAAGACGCATAGGGCCTGATTTGTCTCGCCGAATTTGGCTCTTCATGACATCACTCAATCCTGATCTTGTGCTGGACTTGAATTCCTAG